Proteins co-encoded in one Merismopedia glauca CCAP 1448/3 genomic window:
- a CDS encoding ion transporter, with amino-acid sequence MESFRKKVAFYLEDIETPIGRTINLLITSLVLLSSGIFVAETYPIPEYVRLDFEVIDFTILVLFAYEYIIRLWCADRKIKFIFSIYSIIDLLALVPYFLGLVNVSYLRIFRWFRILRLIRFIEGKTFFGLVTKEDTIIFARIIFTLFAIIFVYSGLIYQVEHPVNGKVFKTFLDAVYFSVVTMTTVGFGDVTPISEVGRLLTVLMILTGIALIPTQLANLIKQFIKTTNQVTSICPVCGFSPHDIDAIFCKICGASLDKS; translated from the coding sequence ATGGAGTCATTTAGGAAAAAAGTTGCTTTTTACTTAGAAGACATTGAAACTCCGATTGGGAGAACTATCAATCTTTTAATTACTAGTTTAGTCTTATTATCTTCGGGAATTTTCGTAGCTGAAACTTACCCAATTCCTGAATATGTTAGGTTGGATTTTGAAGTCATTGACTTTACTATTTTAGTTTTGTTTGCTTATGAATATATTATTAGATTGTGGTGTGCCGATCGCAAAATTAAGTTTATCTTCAGTATTTATTCAATTATTGATTTGCTAGCACTAGTTCCTTATTTTTTAGGACTGGTTAATGTGAGTTACTTACGAATATTTAGATGGTTTAGAATTTTACGTTTGATTAGATTCATTGAAGGCAAAACTTTTTTCGGATTAGTTACTAAAGAAGATACTATTATCTTTGCCAGAATTATTTTTACCTTATTTGCCATTATTTTTGTTTATTCTGGTTTGATTTATCAAGTAGAACATCCAGTTAATGGCAAGGTTTTTAAGACTTTTTTGGATGCAGTTTATTTTTCAGTAGTAACCATGACTACAGTTGGGTTTGGAGATGTAACTCCAATTTCTGAGGTTGGTCGCCTCCTGACAGTTTTAATGATTTTGACAGGTATAGCCCTAATTCCCACTCAGCTTGCTAATCTGATTAAACAGTTTATTAAAACTACGAATCAAGTAACAAGTATCTGTCCTGTTTGTGGGTTTTCTCCTCATGATATTGATGCGATTTTCTGTAAAATTTGTGGTGCTAGTCTAGATAAATCTTAG
- a CDS encoding thiol-disulfide oxidoreductase DCC family protein, which produces MSKSKNKPTGSIKLLYDGQCPLCLREVHFLAKKDAGQGIVEFVDIADDNYSPEANGGVDFETAMGRIHAILPDGRVIQNVEVFRQIYEVLGMGWVYGLTKVPIIGAIVDKIYEIWADIRLKMTGRPDLKTIVAERQQRLEMKRSQLSECDSRCRI; this is translated from the coding sequence ATGTCTAAATCAAAAAATAAGCCGACAGGTTCAATTAAACTTCTTTATGATGGACAGTGCCCTTTATGCTTGCGGGAAGTCCATTTCCTAGCTAAAAAAGATGCAGGTCAAGGAATAGTAGAATTTGTAGATATTGCTGATGATAATTACTCTCCTGAAGCTAATGGAGGGGTTGATTTTGAAACAGCAATGGGAAGGATTCATGCGATTTTACCAGATGGCAGAGTGATCCAAAATGTTGAGGTTTTTCGGCAAATCTATGAAGTTTTGGGGATGGGATGGGTTTACGGTTTGACTAAGGTTCCAATTATTGGGGCAATAGTTGACAAAATATATGAAATTTGGGCAGATATACGTTTAAAAATGACTGGTAGACCAGATTTGAAAACCATTGTAGCCGAACGACAACAGCGTTTAGAGATGAAGCGATCGCAACTTAGTGAATGTGACTCTCGTTGTCGAATTTAG
- a CDS encoding GNAT family N-acetyltransferase, whose protein sequence is MIQTKIPDFEIRFAQPSDVPILLELIEELAEYEKLTHEVVATEEILHASLFGDKKVAEAILGYYQGKPVSFAVFFANMSTFLGRSGIYLEDLYVKPEMRGQGIGKAMLSSVAKLAAERNCGRLEWSVLDWNQPAIAFYQKLGAVPMSEWTVFRLTGQALTDLSQEFERS, encoded by the coding sequence ATGATCCAAACCAAGATTCCCGATTTTGAAATTCGTTTTGCTCAACCTAGTGATGTTCCTATATTGTTGGAATTGATCGAAGAACTGGCTGAATATGAGAAGTTGACTCATGAAGTAGTAGCCACAGAAGAGATTCTTCATGCATCCTTGTTTGGAGACAAGAAAGTAGCAGAAGCTATTTTAGGTTACTATCAAGGGAAACCTGTCAGCTTTGCGGTATTTTTTGCCAATATGTCTACTTTTTTGGGACGCTCTGGTATTTATTTGGAAGATTTGTATGTTAAGCCAGAAATGCGGGGTCAAGGGATCGGAAAAGCAATGCTCAGTTCTGTGGCTAAGCTGGCAGCAGAACGCAATTGCGGTAGGTTGGAATGGTCGGTGTTAGATTGGAATCAGCCAGCGATCGCTTTCTACCAAAAACTAGGTGCTGTCCCTATGAGTGAGTGGACTGTATTTCGGTTAACTGGTCAGGCACTAACTGATTTGAGCCAAGAGTTTGAGCGTAGTTAA
- a CDS encoding ABC transporter ATP-binding protein — MKQRSTYWELISYIRPQSFTVVKGFICIVGYVIATLSLINLAGKLAPPFGQGDVEAIAKLSGITALVFLIRGLFQAGQDIFMVKAALEVALALRNKVYAHLQRLSLTYFETAKAGDLSYRLTEDVDRIGEAVNKFFHDSIPCILQLLAIPGYMIYLNWQLTLATAIVAPLMGTLIAVFGEKLRNYSAKSQNRISNLSAILTEVFSGIRIIQALAAEDYEIAKFSREAEQTLQAKFSAERLKAIQIPIVGFLEALSALSLILVGAWQISTDNLTVPAFFSYLTAAVLLIDPISHLTSNYNEFKQTEASVDRVFELLAIKPQIKEKPGALALPPITGKVEYRQVNFAYGEAPVLENLSLIAHPGEAIALVGASGAGKTTIINLLMRFYDPIQGKILLDGIDIKDVTLHSLRRQIGIVPQETTLLSGSIAENIAFGQAEFDLAQVEAAAKIANAHQFISQFSQGYYTWVGERGVNLSGGQRQRIAIARAVFLNPRILILDEATSALDSESEALVQEALERIMPDRTVFIIAHRLATVRRAGRIIVLEAGKVIESGNHEQLLAKEGKYAGYYAQQFR; from the coding sequence TTGAAACAGCGATCGACTTACTGGGAGTTAATCTCTTATATTCGTCCCCAATCGTTCACAGTAGTTAAGGGCTTTATCTGTATAGTTGGTTATGTCATTGCTACTCTCTCATTAATTAATTTAGCAGGTAAATTAGCTCCACCTTTTGGACAAGGGGATGTGGAAGCGATCGCTAAACTTTCGGGAATTACGGCGTTAGTATTTCTGATTCGGGGCTTGTTTCAGGCTGGTCAAGATATATTTATGGTTAAAGCCGCTTTAGAAGTAGCTTTAGCCTTACGAAATAAAGTTTACGCCCATTTGCAAAGATTAAGTTTAACTTACTTTGAAACAGCCAAGGCTGGAGATTTATCTTATCGCTTGACTGAAGATGTAGATCGTATTGGAGAAGCAGTCAATAAATTTTTTCACGACTCTATCCCCTGCATCTTACAACTGCTGGCGATTCCAGGTTACATGATTTACTTGAATTGGCAGCTTACTCTAGCTACGGCGATCGTCGCGCCGTTAATGGGGACTTTAATTGCCGTATTTGGCGAAAAACTCCGCAATTATTCGGCTAAAAGTCAAAATCGCATCTCCAATTTATCAGCCATTTTGACCGAAGTATTTAGTGGAATTCGGATTATTCAAGCTTTAGCCGCCGAAGATTATGAAATTGCCAAGTTTAGCCGCGAAGCCGAACAAACTCTCCAGGCGAAATTTTCCGCAGAACGGCTCAAAGCGATTCAAATTCCCATAGTTGGTTTTTTAGAAGCTCTCAGCGCGCTATCTTTAATTTTAGTCGGTGCATGGCAAATATCTACAGATAACCTAACTGTACCAGCCTTTTTCAGCTATTTGACCGCAGCCGTACTCTTAATCGATCCCATCTCTCACCTCACCAGTAACTACAACGAGTTTAAACAAACCGAGGCTTCTGTAGATCGGGTCTTTGAATTATTAGCAATTAAACCCCAAATTAAGGAAAAACCAGGAGCTTTAGCTTTACCTCCAATCACAGGTAAAGTAGAGTATCGTCAGGTCAATTTTGCTTATGGGGAAGCCCCCGTGCTAGAAAACCTAAGCTTGATCGCTCATCCTGGAGAAGCGATCGCCTTAGTGGGAGCATCAGGTGCGGGTAAAACTACCATCATTAACCTGCTAATGCGGTTTTATGACCCCATCCAGGGAAAAATCCTACTAGATGGCATAGATATTAAAGATGTGACTTTACACAGCTTGAGGAGGCAAATCGGCATCGTTCCGCAAGAAACTACGCTCTTATCCGGGAGTATTGCCGAAAATATCGCCTTTGGTCAAGCAGAGTTTGATTTAGCTCAAGTAGAAGCCGCCGCCAAAATTGCTAACGCCCATCAATTCATTTCCCAATTTAGTCAAGGTTACTACACCTGGGTGGGAGAAAGGGGAGTGAATCTATCGGGGGGACAAAGACAGAGAATCGCGATCGCTCGTGCTGTGTTTCTCAATCCCCGTATTTTGATTCTAGATGAAGCCACATCGGCTCTAGACTCGGAATCGGAAGCTTTAGTCCAAGAAGCGTTAGAGCGAATTATGCCAGATCGGACAGTATTTATTATTGCTCATCGCCTAGCGACAGTCCGTCGCGCTGGCAGAATTATAGTTTTAGAAGCTGGAAAAGTTATTGAATCTGGGAATCATGAGCAACTATTAGCCAAAGAAGGGAAATATGCTGGTTACTACGCTCAACAATTTCGGTAA
- a CDS encoding phycobilisome rod-core linker polypeptide: MGSIVINSNRLELWSSSSQEDVDSVIRAVYRQVLGNPHVMESERLVVAESQLSDRSLSVREFVRTVGKSDFYRSRYFEKCAPYRFVELNFMHFLGRPPQSQAEISEHIVRCIEQGYDAEIDSYIDSDEYQSTFGENLVPYNRGAMTETGQSQVTYNRMFALDRGNSQVSSAVKSSNLLYAVATNTSNKIAPASTNLGGSGEANQKTFKILVQGSKFDSPRRSSTTTYLVAGDNMTSQIQRINRTSGKIVSITEVV; the protein is encoded by the coding sequence ATGGGCAGTATAGTTATCAATTCTAATCGACTAGAACTTTGGTCAAGCAGTTCTCAAGAAGATGTGGACTCGGTGATTAGGGCGGTTTATAGACAGGTTTTAGGAAATCCTCACGTCATGGAAAGCGAACGCTTGGTAGTGGCTGAATCTCAGTTAAGCGATCGCTCTTTATCTGTACGTGAATTTGTCCGGACAGTGGGTAAGTCTGATTTTTACCGCTCTAGATATTTTGAGAAATGCGCTCCCTATCGTTTTGTGGAGTTGAACTTTATGCATTTCCTAGGTCGTCCTCCTCAGTCTCAGGCAGAAATTTCTGAGCATATTGTGCGCTGTATCGAACAGGGATATGACGCAGAAATTGATTCCTACATTGATAGTGACGAGTATCAAAGTACATTTGGAGAAAACTTAGTACCCTACAATCGCGGTGCTATGACTGAAACTGGACAAAGCCAAGTCACTTATAACCGGATGTTTGCCCTAGATAGAGGGAATTCCCAAGTGAGCAGCGCTGTGAAATCATCTAATCTACTTTATGCAGTTGCTACCAACACCAGTAATAAGATTGCTCCTGCAAGCACAAATCTAGGCGGATCTGGGGAAGCTAACCAAAAAACCTTTAAGATTCTGGTGCAAGGTTCCAAGTTTGATAGTCCTCGTCGGTCTAGCACCACGACCTACCTGGTAGCAGGCGATAACATGACTTCCCAAATTCAGCGAATTAATCGCACTTCTGGCAAGATTGTCAGTATTACTGAGGTAGTTTAA
- a CDS encoding DUF427 domain-containing protein: protein MKPDRISPNLDQESVWDYPRPPRCEPTPKHLKIIFNQQIIADSHQAYRVLETSHPPVYYIPPNDIKMEYLQSTSQGSFCEWKGRAIYYHLQVGDKRVTNVAWSYPQPNTRFAAIANYVAFYPQYMDACYVNDELVQPQPGGFYGGWITSDIVGPFKGEPGTWGW, encoded by the coding sequence ATGAAACCAGATCGAATTTCTCCAAATCTAGATCAAGAATCTGTTTGGGATTATCCCCGTCCTCCCAGATGCGAACCAACACCTAAACATCTAAAAATCATCTTTAATCAACAAATAATTGCCGATAGTCATCAGGCTTACCGAGTTTTAGAAACTAGTCACCCGCCAGTCTACTACATTCCTCCCAACGACATCAAAATGGAGTATTTGCAGTCAACTTCCCAAGGTTCATTCTGTGAATGGAAGGGACGAGCAATTTACTATCATCTCCAAGTGGGAGATAAACGAGTTACCAACGTTGCTTGGTCGTATCCTCAACCAAATACCAGATTCGCGGCTATAGCCAATTATGTTGCCTTTTATCCCCAATACATGGATGCTTGCTACGTCAATGACGAATTAGTTCAACCGCAACCAGGTGGATTTTATGGAGGTTGGATTACTAGCGATATCGTTGGGCCATTTAAAGGCGAACCAGGAACTTGGGGATGGTAA
- a CDS encoding sensor histidine kinase, which translates to MTNLLSIVIGLGVLLVVAAYCYFQQEVTKRLRAEVVLRQQTDRERLVNQIAQHIRQSLDLDEVLATTVEEVQPFLQADRVLIYRLWEDGTGSAIHETVLDPFPRIMDRTFPPEVFPQEYHQAYSLGKTRTITNIEQADVEPCLADFVKQFGVQAKLVVPIIQQHRQENPQTSTPYLWGLLIAHQCSCQRKWEDWEVELMKQLATQVAIAIQQSELYKQLQQLNAQLELRVQQRTEELAQANTSLRAEIVERQRTEAALRQTNHTLQALITASPRAIFTVDLEDRVQIWNPAAERMFGWSETEVIDCPNPIFLGDCDREYRTLRQSVLHGTTYSQVELRRQQKDGTAIDTIFSAAPLHDSEGQITGMVAVIADLTEQKQQEEQVRLLQSIAININDGVVITEANPIDEPGPRILYVNEAFTRITGYTLAEVLGKTPRILQGSKTDRAELSKLRTALERWESITIEAINYRRDGSEFWNQFSIVPVADRNGCYTHWIAIQRDTTERRQAETALRQSEERFRSLIENALDIIMILEADGTISYVSPSVEKILGYSVVELVGSNAIDPVHPDDSIATGDRLTNTIPNPELTRPIEFRYRHQDGSWRILEAIGQPFMDSAANLQIIVNARDITERKRLDEIRSALEREKELSILKTRFFSMASHEFRTPLSTALAAAQVLENCQDEWDKPEKRLRNLHRIQDAVKNMVQMLNDILTINRAEAGKLEFNPTQLDLATLCSNFIEEMRLSVGDRHPLHFICQGESTPVYLDAKLLHSILSNLLSNAVKYSPEGGNIWLRLEFLSDAVLLEIRDRGIGIPSEDRKQLFEPFHRGKNVRTIPGTGLGLVVVKKCVDLHQGNIAIASEVGKGTTCVVKLPLQDRLIYRNC; encoded by the coding sequence GTGACAAATTTACTGTCCATAGTCATTGGCTTAGGGGTTTTACTGGTAGTCGCAGCGTACTGTTATTTCCAACAGGAAGTGACTAAGCGATTACGAGCCGAAGTGGTGTTGCGACAGCAAACCGATCGCGAAAGGTTAGTCAATCAAATCGCTCAGCACATTCGTCAATCTTTAGATTTAGATGAAGTGCTAGCCACCACAGTTGAGGAAGTCCAGCCGTTTCTCCAAGCCGATCGCGTTTTGATCTATCGCCTGTGGGAAGATGGAACTGGTAGTGCGATTCACGAAACAGTATTAGATCCTTTCCCCAGAATTATGGATCGAACATTTCCCCCAGAAGTGTTTCCCCAGGAGTATCATCAAGCCTACTCTCTTGGTAAAACCCGCACGATTACCAATATAGAACAAGCTGATGTAGAGCCTTGTTTAGCAGACTTTGTGAAACAATTTGGGGTGCAAGCAAAGTTAGTCGTGCCAATTATCCAGCAGCATCGGCAAGAAAACCCTCAAACTTCAACTCCCTATCTGTGGGGATTATTGATTGCTCATCAGTGTAGCTGTCAGCGAAAATGGGAAGATTGGGAAGTCGAGTTGATGAAACAACTGGCAACCCAAGTAGCGATCGCCATTCAACAATCAGAACTCTACAAACAACTCCAACAACTCAACGCTCAACTAGAATTACGGGTGCAACAACGCACGGAAGAATTAGCCCAAGCTAATACCTCATTACGAGCAGAGATTGTCGAACGTCAACGTACTGAAGCCGCTTTGCGTCAGACAAACCACACCTTACAAGCTTTGATTACCGCCTCCCCTCGTGCCATCTTTACAGTCGATCTAGAAGATCGCGTCCAGATCTGGAACCCTGCGGCAGAACGGATGTTTGGCTGGAGCGAAACAGAAGTGATAGATTGCCCCAACCCCATTTTTTTAGGCGATTGCGATCGAGAATATCGCACCCTAAGACAAAGTGTTTTACACGGAACTACTTATTCACAGGTTGAACTCCGTCGCCAGCAAAAAGATGGCACTGCCATTGATACGATCTTCTCGGCTGCTCCATTACACGATAGCGAGGGTCAGATTACTGGTATGGTAGCCGTGATTGCCGATCTGACAGAACAAAAGCAGCAGGAAGAACAGGTACGACTCCTGCAATCTATCGCCATCAACATTAATGATGGAGTAGTAATTACCGAGGCTAACCCGATTGACGAACCAGGACCGCGAATTCTCTATGTTAACGAAGCTTTTACCCGCATTACTGGTTATACATTAGCAGAAGTTTTGGGAAAAACACCTCGGATTTTGCAGGGATCGAAAACAGATCGGGCAGAACTGAGCAAACTGCGGACAGCACTGGAACGCTGGGAATCAATTACGATTGAAGCGATCAACTATCGTCGAGATGGTTCCGAATTTTGGAATCAATTCAGTATAGTTCCTGTAGCTGATCGCAATGGTTGCTACACCCACTGGATTGCGATCCAGCGCGACACCACTGAGCGCAGACAAGCTGAGACAGCTTTACGTCAAAGCGAAGAACGCTTTCGCTCTCTAATTGAAAATGCTTTAGATATCATTATGATTCTTGAGGCTGATGGGACAATTAGTTACGTTAGTCCTTCAGTCGAAAAGATATTAGGATATTCAGTGGTAGAACTAGTGGGTAGCAATGCGATCGATCCTGTACACCCAGATGACTCCATCGCCACAGGCGATCGCCTCACTAATACTATTCCCAACCCAGAACTGACGCGCCCAATTGAATTTCGCTATCGCCATCAAGACGGTTCTTGGCGGATTTTAGAAGCGATCGGTCAACCATTCATGGATAGTGCTGCTAACCTCCAGATTATTGTTAATGCTCGCGATATTACAGAACGCAAGCGACTAGATGAAATTCGATCGGCTCTGGAACGGGAAAAAGAACTCAGTATTTTGAAAACTCGCTTCTTTTCTATGGCATCCCATGAGTTTCGCACTCCACTGAGTACGGCTCTAGCAGCAGCCCAAGTCCTAGAAAACTGCCAAGATGAATGGGATAAACCCGAAAAAAGGCTGCGAAACCTACATCGAATTCAAGATGCGGTCAAGAATATGGTGCAAATGCTCAATGATATTTTGACTATCAATCGAGCCGAAGCTGGAAAACTAGAATTTAATCCCACTCAATTAGACTTGGCAACTCTATGCAGTAATTTTATTGAAGAAATGCGCCTCAGTGTAGGAGATCGGCATCCTCTTCACTTTATCTGCCAGGGTGAATCAACGCCTGTTTACCTTGATGCCAAGTTGTTGCATTCAATTTTGTCCAATTTACTCTCAAATGCAGTGAAGTATTCACCCGAAGGAGGTAATATCTGGCTGCGGTTGGAGTTTTTGTCAGATGCAGTTCTTTTAGAAATCCGCGATCGAGGAATTGGTATTCCCAGTGAAGATCGAAAACAGTTATTTGAACCTTTTCATCGAGGGAAGAATGTCCGCACTATTCCTGGTACGGGATTAGGATTAGTCGTGGTCAAAAAATGCGTAGACTTACATCAAGGTAATATTGCGATCGCCAGTGAAGTCGGAAAAGGGACGACTTGTGTGGTGAAACTGCCCTTACAAGATCGACTGATTTACCGAAATTGTTGA
- a CDS encoding RNA recognition motif domain-containing protein, with amino-acid sequence MSIYIGNLSYQVTEEDLTSVFAEYGSVKRVQLPTDRETGRMRGFGFVEMGSEAEEQAAIDALDGAEWMGRALKVNKAKPREDRGSFGGGGGGGRRGGGGNFSRNY; translated from the coding sequence ATGTCTATTTATATTGGTAACCTATCTTACCAGGTTACAGAGGAAGACCTAACTTCCGTCTTTGCAGAATATGGTTCAGTGAAGCGCGTTCAGCTTCCTACCGATCGCGAAACTGGTCGGATGCGTGGCTTTGGTTTTGTCGAAATGGGTTCAGAAGCAGAAGAACAAGCCGCCATTGACGCTCTAGATGGAGCAGAATGGATGGGTCGCGCTCTTAAAGTTAATAAAGCCAAACCTCGCGAAGATAGAGGCTCTTTTGGTGGTGGTGGCGGTGGTGGTCGTCGCGGTGGCGGTGGCAACTTCTCTCGCAACTACTAA
- a CDS encoding 2OG-Fe(II) oxygenase, whose product MKYYEQYAQVFEPEYLSQLQGQILACPYFAVNNLNRDFVGTKGFSVVFRRSHLATVEQRFPYFRDYLNRALQPECNAFYLNPLLLKSGSRVDPHIDRSLRSYCKTIEPPTVVSVLYVTVPQDLEGGELVLRSPKRQVGKISPQTNTLLLFQGDLTHSVNPVTSATIRLSLVCEQYSLDEIQLREIPEFQIESRVTLTDNLKSKKQTVKLKR is encoded by the coding sequence ATGAAATATTACGAGCAATACGCCCAAGTTTTTGAGCCAGAATACCTCAGTCAGTTGCAAGGTCAAATTTTGGCGTGTCCTTATTTTGCTGTTAATAATTTGAATCGGGATTTTGTGGGTACAAAAGGGTTTTCGGTGGTCTTTAGGCGCAGTCATCTAGCTACAGTTGAGCAACGCTTTCCCTACTTTCGTGACTACTTAAATCGAGCTTTACAGCCAGAATGCAATGCTTTTTACCTCAATCCTTTGCTCCTCAAATCTGGTTCTCGCGTCGATCCACACATCGATCGCTCGTTGCGTTCCTACTGTAAAACAATTGAACCACCTACTGTAGTCAGTGTGTTGTATGTTACAGTTCCCCAAGACTTAGAAGGAGGAGAGTTGGTATTGCGATCGCCAAAACGCCAAGTGGGAAAAATTTCTCCTCAAACCAATACTCTCCTGTTGTTCCAAGGGGATTTGACTCATTCAGTCAACCCCGTCACTAGTGCGACAATTCGCCTTAGTTTAGTGTGCGAACAGTATAGTTTAGATGAAATCCAACTGCGGGAAATTCCAGAGTTTCAGATCGAGTCGCGAGTCACCTTAACAGACAATCTGAAGTCGAAAAAACAAACGGTGAAACTAAAGCGGTGA
- a CDS encoding CpeR family transcriptional regulator has translation MSLTLDHVVMLPPTAQKKLQSWIRSRHLICSGHFFLFETVDYTTIERFSTCIKALGGTLIAVDSIGKIWIGDHRQVVLYRARASLYPKNHALKLYWLKYGSFRTRFDERI, from the coding sequence ATGAGTCTTACCCTAGACCACGTTGTCATGTTGCCACCAACGGCTCAAAAAAAGTTGCAATCCTGGATTCGCAGCCGCCATTTAATCTGTTCTGGACACTTTTTTCTGTTTGAAACGGTAGATTACACAACTATTGAGCGTTTTAGTACGTGTATTAAAGCTTTGGGCGGAACGTTAATTGCGGTGGATTCGATTGGCAAAATTTGGATAGGAGATCATCGTCAAGTCGTTTTGTATCGAGCTAGAGCCAGCTTGTATCCTAAGAATCATGCTTTAAAACTTTATTGGCTAAAATACGGCAGCTTTCGCACTCGATTTGATGAACGTATTTAG
- a CDS encoding response regulator transcription factor, protein MRILLVEDDLRLAETLAEALTDQRYVVDIVTDGEAGWQQAKMLDYDLLLLDLMLPELNGIELCHRMRSHGYSLPILMLTACDTITDEINGLDVGADDYVVKPVDLQKLFARIRALLRRGSATSPPILEWGQLHLNPSTYEVSYGQNPIHLTPKEYGLLELLLRNGRRVLSRSVIIEHVWSLESPPEAHAVKVHIRGLRQKLKAAGASENIIETVHSMGYRLNQLD, encoded by the coding sequence ATGAGGATTCTCCTAGTTGAAGACGATCTCCGCCTAGCCGAAACGTTGGCAGAAGCCCTTACCGACCAGCGCTATGTGGTTGATATTGTGACTGATGGGGAAGCGGGATGGCAGCAAGCAAAAATGCTGGATTACGATCTGTTGCTGTTAGATCTCATGTTGCCAGAATTGAATGGGATTGAATTGTGTCATCGAATGCGATCGCACGGTTACAGTTTACCTATCCTCATGCTGACCGCCTGTGACACCATCACTGATGAAATTAACGGACTTGATGTCGGTGCAGATGATTATGTAGTCAAACCTGTAGATTTACAAAAGCTATTTGCTCGGATTCGCGCTTTATTGCGTCGGGGAAGTGCTACATCACCCCCTATATTGGAATGGGGTCAATTGCACCTCAATCCCAGCACCTATGAAGTTAGCTATGGACAAAACCCTATTCATCTCACACCTAAAGAGTACGGACTGTTAGAACTGCTATTACGTAATGGTCGCCGCGTCCTCAGCCGTAGTGTGATTATCGAACACGTCTGGTCATTAGAGTCCCCACCAGAAGCACATGCAGTCAAAGTTCACATTAGGGGACTCCGCCAAAAACTGAAAGCTGCTGGAGCCTCTGAAAATATAATAGAGACAGTTCATAGTATGGGCTACCGTCTCAATCAACTAGATTAA